Proteins encoded within one genomic window of Humulus lupulus chromosome 1, drHumLupu1.1, whole genome shotgun sequence:
- the LOC133783446 gene encoding uncharacterized protein LOC133783446 — MPLTDERSNNVLKNSNHDSIPFPLCPNRSKKTDEKVTKEVISKENKSSSSSEKKIMNMEQNEVSGSTSSMATAKACICSPTSHAGSFRCHLHRASVSSCKMNITVNNNNNKSLKSKNVRTKGDGLARLSRFGRAASDRNCHIFGKVTYAGNFSLNLNCHPRVVRFTNEVIPKLHTELPCTFTHTQRNRGKG, encoded by the exons ATGCCTCTTACTGATGAGAGAAGCAACAATGTTCTCAAGAATAGTAACCATGACTCCATCCCATTCCCTCTGTG CCCTAATAGAAGTAAGAAAACTGATGAAAAAGTAACAAAAGAAGTGATTAGTAAAGAAaacaaatcatcatcatcatcagagAAGAAGATTATGAATATGGAACAAAACGAAGTGAGTGGATCAACCTCATCCATGGCTACTGCTAAAGCTTGTATATGCTCTCCAACAAGCCATGCTGGCTCATTCAGATGCCATCTCCACCGAGCCAGTGTGTCTTCTTGCAAGATGAACATTactgttaataataataataataagagctTAAAGTCCAAGAATGTCCGTACCAAGGGTGATGGCCTGGCTAGGCTATCCAGGTTCGGCAGAGCTGCCTCTGATCG aaattgtcatatatttgggaaagtaacttat GCCGGCAATTTTTCATTAAATTTAAATTGTCATCCACGAGTAGTGAGATTTACAAATGAAGTTATTCCAAAACTACATACAGAACTACCTTGCACATTCACACACACACAGAGAAACCGGGGGAAAGGTTAA
- the LOC133785867 gene encoding uncharacterized protein LOC133785867, whose amino-acid sequence MLSLAKRLHTLPQCLRAATHQLRWFRNDAGPPRRRRKTPALARKRAEDNSEWWIVDGEVHEIGDNVPPRERFVLPRDNIPNKRRKQLREQFMRRTRLVIKESEHEPWCKRYMELYQELRENWERLYWDEGYTKKHGEDHANYESAEDDDDDFSPYRNRSSNPERLKERSFVVNKQDDTWEKVSLVRDKFEYDRERRMRDKAFAPMHGGATSDSHNLNHNQPFDAQRYFPQDERK is encoded by the exons ATGCTGTCCCTCGCAAAACGACTCCACACCCTTCCTCAATGCCTCCGGGCCGCCACACACCAGCTCCGGTGGTTCCGAAACGACGCCGGTCCACCCAGGCGGCGTCGCAAGACCCCGGCCCTTGCGCGTAAGAGGGCGGAGGACAACTCTGAGTGGTGGATAGTCGACGGAGAAGTTCACGAGATCGGCGACAATGTACCTCCACGTGAGCGTTTCGTCCTTCCTAGGGATAACATTCCCAATAAGCGTCGAAAGCAGCTCAGGGAACAGTTCATGCGCCGGACTCGCCTCGTTATCAAAGAATCG gaGCATGAGCCTTGGTGCAAAAGGTATATGGAGCTGTATCAGGAGCTTAGAGAAAATTGGGAGAGGCTATACTGGGATGAGGGATACACCAAGAAACATGGTGAAGATCATGCAAATTACGAGTCTGCCGAAGATGATGATGACGATTTTTCCCCATACAG GAATAGGTCATCCAATCCTGAGCGACTAAAG GAACGGAGTTTTGTTGTAAACAAGCAAGATGATACCTGGGAAAAGGTCAGCCTAGTACGGGATAAATTTGAGTATGACAGGGAGAGAAGAATGAGAGATAAAG CATTTGCACCCATGCATGGAGGAGCTACATCAGACTCACATAATTTGAATCATAACCAGCCTTTTGATGCTCAAAGATACTTTCCCCAGGATGAAAGGAAGTAA
- the LOC133785872 gene encoding AUGMIN subunit 3 isoform X2, translating into MSGAKLCSLLGELGYEGAEALDPDSFEWPFQYDDARPILDWICSSLRPSNVLSLSELSQYEQFLQEGKLLEGEDLDFAFDSISAFASRRDNQEAVFGAEEGLKDIRDATVAYRTEALELQRQLRSLQSQFDMLSGQASALIQGRRARVAATSTVNGHLTTVDDSLSGRNLKMNAVLEKIASTSQELAHYHSGEEDGIYLAYSYFDPYLVGDSACIKELNQWFSKQLDTGPFRLVAEDGKSKCSWVSLDDISNIIIRDIETSHHQRVSELQRLRSVFGTSERQWVEAQVENAKQQAILISLRSQVTSDEAHIHLDLHSLRRKHSELVGELSNLYHKEEKLLSETIPDLCWELAQLQDTYILQGDYDLKVMRQEYYINRQKTFINHLVNQLARHQFLKIACQLEKKNMLGAYSLLKVIESELQAYLLATKGRGRCLALIQAASDVQEQGGVDDQDHFLHGVRDLLSIHSNAQTGLSTYVSAPGIVQQISSLQSDLMTLQSDLENSLPEDRNRFINELCTLIQSLQQLLFASSTTAQPILTPRPLMKELDEMEKINAKLSAAVEEVTLEHCKKNEIVKHHSQEVALQRRVFVDFFCNPERLRSQVRELTARVRALQVS; encoded by the exons ATGAGCGGAGCGAAACTGTGCTCGTTGTTGGGTGAATTGGGGTACGAAGGTGCAGAGGCATTGGACCCTGATAGCTTCGAATGGCCATTCCAGTACGACGACGCACGCCCTATTCTTGACTGGATCTGCTCCAGCCTCCGTCCCTCTAATGTCCTTTCACTCTCCGAACTTTCCCA GTATGAGCAATTTCTTCAAGAGGGGAAGCTACTTGAG GGTGAAGACTTGGACTTTGCTTTTGATAGCATTTCAGCTTTTGCTTCCAGGAGAGATAACCAAGAGGCAGTTTTTGGAGCTGAAGAGGGACTGAAGGACATTAG GGATGCAACTGTGGCCTATAGAACTGAAGCTTTAGAGCTGCAGAGGCAACTTAGAAGCTTGCAGTCTCAATTTGATATGCTGTCAGGTCAGGCATCTGCCTTGATACAAGGGAGACGAGCAAGAGTTGCTGCTACATCTACTGTCAATGGACACCTTACTACAGTAGATGACAGCCTTTCTGGTAGAAATTTAAAG ATGAATGCTGTTCTAGAAAAGATTGCTTCTACCTCACAGGAGTTGGCTCATTATCATTCTGGAGAGG AGGATGGAATCTACTTAGCTTACTCTTACTTTGATCCGTACTTGGTTGGAGATTCAGCTTGTATAAAGGAGCTAAATCAGTGGTTTTCTAAGCAGTTGGACACG GGCCCCTTCCGATTAGTTGCTGAGGATGGAAAGTCTAAGTGTTCATGGGTGAGTCTCGATGATATCTCAAATATCATCATACGAG ATATTGAAACATCGCATCATCAACGTGTCTCTGAGTTGCAACGACTTCGTTCAGT TTTTGGGACAAGTGAAAGACAATGGGTGGAAGCCCAAGTTGAGAATGCTAAGCAGCAAGCTATTCTAATATCACTGAGATCCCAAGTAACCTCAGATGAAGCACACATTCATCTTGATCTTCACTCTCTCAG GAGAAAGCATTCTGAACTAGTTGGAGAACTATCAAATCTTTATCACAAAGAAGAGAAATTGTTATCTGAG ACAATACCGGATCTTTGTTGGGAGCTGGCTCAACTCCAAGACACATACATTTTGCAAG GAGATTATGATTTGAAGGTCATGCGTCAAGAATATTATATTAACCGGCAGAAAACG TTCATAAATCATCTGGTTAATCAGCTTGCAAGACATCAGTTCTTAAAAATTGCTTGCCAGTTGGAAAAGAAGAATATGCTTGGAGCATATTCCTTGCTTAAAGTCATTGAGTCAGAGCTGCAAGCTTACCTTTTGGCAACCAAAGGCCGT GGTCGCTGCCTTGCACTAATACAAGCTGCATCTGATGTGCAAGAACAAGGAGGGGTGGATGATCAGGACCATTTTCTGCACGGTGTTAGAGATCTTCTAAGCATACATTCAA ATGCACAAACTGGGTTATCGACATATGTATCAGCTCCAGGCATTGTTCAGCAGATATCTAGTCTGCAATCCGACTTAATGACTCTTCAGTCCGATCTTGAAAACTCTCTTCCTGAGGATAGAAATAGATTTATCAATGAGCT GTGCACTTTAATTCAAAGTTTGCAGCAATTACTTTTTGCCTCTTCAACCACTGCACAACCGATACTGACACCTCGG CCATTAATGAAAGAGCTTGATGAAATGGAGAAGATTAATGCCAAGCTCTCTGCCGCAGTGGAAGAGGTGACACTTGAGCACTGCAAGAAGAATGAG ATTGTAAAACATCATTCTCAAGAGGTTGCCCTTCAGCGACGGGTCTTTGTTGATTTCTTTTGTAATCCTGAGCGTTTGAGGAGCCAAGTTAGGGAGCTCACAGCGCGAGTCAGAGCTTTGCAAGTTTCCTAA
- the LOC133785880 gene encoding uncharacterized protein LOC133785880 — translation MEDYRRTHLPAFGSWDWNDNVPFTECFESARQAGLLRYSYSEDRDLYVTGDLYENDVVTPAMIVVPRRRTKARDQHEKEAKQHQSWVTDLKEPPSPPPMPRPTPKPVDEDLYRISPELLFAKHKKKRGLSFFSSCLLPTCIA, via the exons ATGGAA GACTACAGAAGAACTCATTTGCCTGCGTTTGGAAGCTGGGATTGGAACGACAACGTTCCATTCACTGAGTGCTTTGAGTCAGCTAGGCAAGCTGGCCTACTCCGCTATAGCTACTCTGAAGATCGTGATTTGTACGTAACAGGAGATTTGTATGAGAATGATGTCGTTACACCTGCCATGATCGTCGTTCCTCGCAGAAGG ACCAAAGCTCGAGACCAGCATGAAAAAGAGGCCAAACAACACCAAAGTTGGGTGACTGACTTGAAGGAGCCTCCTAGTCCACCTCCTATGCCAAGGCCAACCCCCAAACCAGTAGATGAAGACCTCTATAGAATCTCACCCGAACTCCTCTTCGCCAAACACAAAAAG AAGAGAGGGCTGAGTTTCTTTTCAAGTTGCTTGTTGCCTACTTGCATTGCCTGA
- the LOC133785872 gene encoding AUGMIN subunit 3 isoform X1: MSGAKLCSLLGELGYEGAEALDPDSFEWPFQYDDARPILDWICSSLRPSNVLSLSELSQYEQFLQEGKLLEGEDLDFAFDSISAFASRRDNQEAVFGAEEGLKDIRDATVAYRTEALELQRQLRSLQSQFDMLSGQASALIQGRRARVAATSTVNGHLTTVDDSLSGRNLKMNAVLEKIASTSQELAHYHSGEEDGIYLAYSYFDPYLVGDSACIKELNQWFSKQLDTGPFRLVAEDGKSKCSWVSLDDISNIIIRDIETSHHQRVSELQRLRSVFGTSERQWVEAQVENAKQQAILISLRSQVTSDEAHIHLDLHSLRRKHSELVGELSNLYHKEEKLLSETIPDLCWELAQLQDTYILQGDYDLKVMRQEYYINRQKTFINHLVNQLARHQFLKIACQLEKKNMLGAYSLLKVIESELQAYLLATKGRVGRCLALIQAASDVQEQGGVDDQDHFLHGVRDLLSIHSNAQTGLSTYVSAPGIVQQISSLQSDLMTLQSDLENSLPEDRNRFINELCTLIQSLQQLLFASSTTAQPILTPRPLMKELDEMEKINAKLSAAVEEVTLEHCKKNEIVKHHSQEVALQRRVFVDFFCNPERLRSQVRELTARVRALQVS, translated from the exons ATGAGCGGAGCGAAACTGTGCTCGTTGTTGGGTGAATTGGGGTACGAAGGTGCAGAGGCATTGGACCCTGATAGCTTCGAATGGCCATTCCAGTACGACGACGCACGCCCTATTCTTGACTGGATCTGCTCCAGCCTCCGTCCCTCTAATGTCCTTTCACTCTCCGAACTTTCCCA GTATGAGCAATTTCTTCAAGAGGGGAAGCTACTTGAG GGTGAAGACTTGGACTTTGCTTTTGATAGCATTTCAGCTTTTGCTTCCAGGAGAGATAACCAAGAGGCAGTTTTTGGAGCTGAAGAGGGACTGAAGGACATTAG GGATGCAACTGTGGCCTATAGAACTGAAGCTTTAGAGCTGCAGAGGCAACTTAGAAGCTTGCAGTCTCAATTTGATATGCTGTCAGGTCAGGCATCTGCCTTGATACAAGGGAGACGAGCAAGAGTTGCTGCTACATCTACTGTCAATGGACACCTTACTACAGTAGATGACAGCCTTTCTGGTAGAAATTTAAAG ATGAATGCTGTTCTAGAAAAGATTGCTTCTACCTCACAGGAGTTGGCTCATTATCATTCTGGAGAGG AGGATGGAATCTACTTAGCTTACTCTTACTTTGATCCGTACTTGGTTGGAGATTCAGCTTGTATAAAGGAGCTAAATCAGTGGTTTTCTAAGCAGTTGGACACG GGCCCCTTCCGATTAGTTGCTGAGGATGGAAAGTCTAAGTGTTCATGGGTGAGTCTCGATGATATCTCAAATATCATCATACGAG ATATTGAAACATCGCATCATCAACGTGTCTCTGAGTTGCAACGACTTCGTTCAGT TTTTGGGACAAGTGAAAGACAATGGGTGGAAGCCCAAGTTGAGAATGCTAAGCAGCAAGCTATTCTAATATCACTGAGATCCCAAGTAACCTCAGATGAAGCACACATTCATCTTGATCTTCACTCTCTCAG GAGAAAGCATTCTGAACTAGTTGGAGAACTATCAAATCTTTATCACAAAGAAGAGAAATTGTTATCTGAG ACAATACCGGATCTTTGTTGGGAGCTGGCTCAACTCCAAGACACATACATTTTGCAAG GAGATTATGATTTGAAGGTCATGCGTCAAGAATATTATATTAACCGGCAGAAAACG TTCATAAATCATCTGGTTAATCAGCTTGCAAGACATCAGTTCTTAAAAATTGCTTGCCAGTTGGAAAAGAAGAATATGCTTGGAGCATATTCCTTGCTTAAAGTCATTGAGTCAGAGCTGCAAGCTTACCTTTTGGCAACCAAAGGCCGTGTG GGTCGCTGCCTTGCACTAATACAAGCTGCATCTGATGTGCAAGAACAAGGAGGGGTGGATGATCAGGACCATTTTCTGCACGGTGTTAGAGATCTTCTAAGCATACATTCAA ATGCACAAACTGGGTTATCGACATATGTATCAGCTCCAGGCATTGTTCAGCAGATATCTAGTCTGCAATCCGACTTAATGACTCTTCAGTCCGATCTTGAAAACTCTCTTCCTGAGGATAGAAATAGATTTATCAATGAGCT GTGCACTTTAATTCAAAGTTTGCAGCAATTACTTTTTGCCTCTTCAACCACTGCACAACCGATACTGACACCTCGG CCATTAATGAAAGAGCTTGATGAAATGGAGAAGATTAATGCCAAGCTCTCTGCCGCAGTGGAAGAGGTGACACTTGAGCACTGCAAGAAGAATGAG ATTGTAAAACATCATTCTCAAGAGGTTGCCCTTCAGCGACGGGTCTTTGTTGATTTCTTTTGTAATCCTGAGCGTTTGAGGAGCCAAGTTAGGGAGCTCACAGCGCGAGTCAGAGCTTTGCAAGTTTCCTAA